The Acipenser ruthenus chromosome 54, fAciRut3.2 maternal haplotype, whole genome shotgun sequence DNA window tgacataccaaaggcatgcaagtatacatgataaaataacttttaatttcatcacttttcaggaggaatgaagcattatttcaatgagctgtaagggtaccaacaaatttgagcacgtctgtatacaatAGGTTACTCTTTTAAAAATATGTCTCTCCATAGTTGTGTCATTGCATTATACAGGCATAACAAGCAATTCAATTCAGACATTTCCACAGTGAAATATTCATAGCTATCTGTGTATGTACAGCAGTGGCTCATATTTGCCCACCATGAGTTTCAATCTACCTAGTTGCTAAAGATAATTCAAGATACCCTTAAAATAAAAACGTTTTATAGGACTTACAAACTTATACCTGGCTTTTTattgtttgaagaaaaaaaaaaaaaaaaaggaaagttcgACATTATAATGTCACATAAAACAAGAGACGGCATTATTAACCGTGCTAAAATAACTAGCATAAAAACCTCCGCTTTGCGAACTCTGTTATCTTGATGTGCTCCACTCTGCCTGTGGCTCTCAGACGTATATCTCTGCACTGCCTGCCCTGAACTTAGTCCCGATATTTTTTGACTGATCCGAGATTCTCAGAGAACGCACCTTTTCCACGACGCAGGGCACGAACCAGGAACAGAAATCCTCGAGGCACCGGAACAAGGACGTGTTGACCGCCAGGACGGGGAGGAACAAAAAGATCGTGACACCGCACACCGTGGCTTTCGTAAAGTCATCTGTGTGCGCGGCCGTCcactcttcctcctcctcctcctctctgtgtTTAGAGGTCGCCTGGCTGGCCGTCTCGTCGCTCCGTTGCCCCGCACGCAGCCGGCTGTAAGTCCCGTAGTAGTGGAAGCTGACATACGACAGGAGGAACGTCCCACAGAGCAGCAGTGTGCTCAGAGGCAGGTGGTAATCGTGAGGCCAGAACGTGGAGCTGAAGTCCGGGATGCAGTTGGTGATGCTGCCCCCTCCCGGAGAGAGCAGGAAGCAGTGCTCGATCCTGTCCACCTCGGCCAGAATGAAGCGGCTGCTGTAGGAAGCCGCGATGACCCAGGAGAGGAGAGCGGAGAGGGAGCTGGGGACCTGCAGCAGGAAGCTGTTGTAAGTCTGCCCACCGCTGTTACACTTCTCCTCGGCAGATGGCTTttccctttcttcttcttcttctctcacTTGCGGGAGTGGGTGTGGCCAGACGAGGCGGCACAGCGTCTCCGTGACAACGAGGGGCACGGCCAGCAGCAGCAGGGTTGCGTAGGTGTGGCTCAGGAAGGACAGGAAGCGCAGAGTGATGATGTCGGAGCGTGTGGTTATATTGGACAGGATGGGGGATAACAGCCAGAACAGGACGAGGAACGCTGGAAGATAAACCAGACAAGGGTTGAGATATCGGGACAGGTTTCCACAAACCAGGCTACCTGGGGGATACCTTTGCACCAGCTAGGTTTAACAATAAGTGACTTCAAAATTTgaactgtatttttcacatgctGGCATATTACAGTCTGCTTCAGCCCCCTCCTAATGGTCATTTTTCAAATGACTCCTACCTCTAcagaagatgtgtgtgtgtgtgagtggtctctatatagaatgaactccctcagcttcatagagtccaatgaaagctgctgaataatgttcccttgttaacatattgaattgcacaccctctatatagaatgaactccctcagcttcatagagtccaatgaaagctgctgaataatgttcccttgttaacatattgaattgcacaccctctatatagaatgaactccctcagcttcatagagtccaatgaaagctgctgaataatgttcccttgttaacatattgaattccaccccctctatatagaatgaactccctcagcttcatagagtccaatgaaagctgctgaataatgttcccttgttaacatattgaattgcacaccctctatatagaatgaactccctcagcttcatagagtccaatgaaagctgctgaataatgttcccttgttaacatattgaattgcacaccctctatatagaatgaactccctcagcttcatagagtccaatgaaagctgctgaataatgttcccttgttaacatattgaattgcacaccctctatatagaatgaactccctcagcttcatagagtccaatgaaagctgctgaataatgttcccttgttaacatattgaattgcacaccctctatatagaatgaactccctcagcttcatagagtccaatgaaagctgctgaataatgttcccttgttaacatattgaattgcacaccctctatatagaatgaactccctcagcttcatagagtccaatgaaagctgctgaataatgttcccttgttaacatattgaattccaccccctctatatagaatgaactccctcagcttcatagagtccaatgaaagctgctgaatatgCGTTACATaccactgctttgtagttttccatatactgaacaaaaaaaaaaaaaactgactggaaaaatgtttcgaaatctaacatgaaatacttactggactgctattatggtttccggtagactttgtttgcgatatcattctgtagtttcttttgattacatgataaataaaatctctaaattatgttcctatagtttttttttttttttttttaatgatgtctcaatcctaaaattctaggtgatgcaatacTTTTGGCCCCAGCTGTACACACAGTCACATTGATCTTCTGTTCACACGTTGCCAGTAAACAACGAAATAATTGAAGTCTCTCACCTGTCACACTGAAGTCTGTGAACACCACCAGGATGCCACAGTAGTTTGCgaatgaattaacagggctggtGAATTTGGGCAAGGTGGAGAAATTGAGAATGTTTTTAAACAGTCCCAAACACACGGCGGCCGACAGAACATCCAGCATTGCGGTGAGCTAAAGGacgaacagaaaaaaaaagggtAAGATGTTTGTAAGATGAGATTCAAGCGAGGTCCACAAAGTctattgaaattatatatatatatatatatatatatatatatatatatatacatacacacacagccaGGTTTCAGAGAAGGTAGGTTGAtaagaaaaacatatatttaaaaaataaaatagaaattgtgcacaaaaagtttaaattattaaaaaatcatttatttcaggatgtttcgggcaaaagaaaagtgtagaaagaaaagtgcaGTAAATttgttgattttcaaaaattctgagaatgatgtttatatatatatatatatatatatatatatatatatatatatatatatatatatatatatatatatatatatataaactataacacaacacactgctgtgcaaaagtcttagagaaacatcatctgtaattgacaaacccagggcaggaagacccaaaaagctttCTAACAGATGAgcgatacttgaagataatatccttaaggaatagaaagacgacatgttgaattgacaacaggacTGGCAGAAGgctggcattgagcaaaccctccatGAGTAATAAACGAAAGAATGCATCTTTTAAACTAACCAGTTTGCTTTCGCTGAAAACaccctgtgtctcatctgcaacacaTCGCAAACAGCCTCTATCGTCATTACGAAACCAATCCCAACACGTTTTCATCTGAATTTCCTTCTGGGTCAGGCTAGAGGCAGATGCTGCTTTCGGCATTCAGTAGAGAAGCTGGTTTAACAACTTGAGAGAGTTCTGTATGGCAAGCATGGAATATCACTCGTGGcacttattcagatgaatgaatctttttataaaattggagtgttggcacTAGACAagagaatgcatgttttaaatgttatagtGCAGTTctaaaaattaatattatatttacatatcttacgtctcgtcatgagccggtactgtaatccctttcaaaataaatacatttgtcatCGACAAAGCTCAATAGTATTTAATACAcgcagcagtcatacaaaaaaaaaaaaaaactttgtctttttaaaaacttttttttttttaaactcagcaATCTTCAAAGGacgagcttgtcaaaaagaatccttacaaaaaatgtgacttttcatgtggtgtttttggtcagttattgtatttggcttcataataactgaatatattttatttaaagtgcgtaaacatacagtataaacagaaataatggaaaaacaccatagtgttacatttaaagtttaatacactgtagagcTACAATAGTAGtgcacaacaatgctagtatttaaaatgcgCTCACAAACATGTCATGTTTTACAGTAATTGTCTTGAGGCTAATTTATGGTAATTATGGTATGCGGCTCATGAGGTAGGGAAGTTTGACTATGCGccattttaacattaaaaaacacaaaaatgttctAGCGTGTCAggagagaacccccccccccctctctcataCTCCCTTTCCACTTTTTTGAAAGTTGCCCACTCTCATGACTGCATGGCCTTCCTCCAGCATGTGGTCTGAGCGATCCAGGCAGGAGCGCAGGATTAGTTTCCATAAGCTCCTCTTCTGCCATTGTCATGTGCCACCAAATCACTCTCTAAGCCAGACTCTGTTAGGAGGTTAGCAACAGACTGTGCACTGTGCCTTGCTGTTTTCTCCCCCAAATAACCTCCACTGCCCAGtacatttaacatttatttaaaaaaaaaagcaacaatacAATTCGATCCCATACAATTAAATGTGTTGTGAGGGGAGataattcagtaaaaaaaataagcaaagttGTTTTCTTAACTCTGAAATAAAAGATCAGTATATATTAGTAATGTTTTTTGGAGGCGAGGAAAGAGAAATTAGTCTTTTTTCTTCAGAACATATATATGGGGAGAACTGAGATATAAAGATTGCAATGTAATATAGTTTCATATACGCAACATAAAGTTGAAGAAATAAAACCAAGGGAGTGTTTTGGTAAGGACAGAGTCACTAGTAAGGCTTCTGCCCCCAGGGagtagacccagagacagaagctgcaagtTTCACCACTAATGtgcatgtttaaataataaataataaaacaataaacaaaacaaacagtcaaacaaaacatatatttgaAGTACCCTGTGGCTTCTGGCTGCCACGCTGCTTTCAATAAAGCACGGCTTCATAAACTGCCCTCACATCagaggtattttattattattagtttatttagcatacgcctttatcctaggcgacttacagagactagggtgtgtgagctatgcgtcagctgcagagtcacttacaacttcgtctcacccgaaagacggagcacaaggaggttaagtgacttgttcagggtcacacagtgagtcagtggctgaggtgggatttgaaccggggacctcctggttacaagcccttttctttaaccactggaccacacagcctccttacacaAACATAATGAAATTGAAACCACCGACCTAAATATGATTTATAAGAACAACTCTGATTGATCGTGAAATAATGATAATCCAgcgttttgtgttgtttgtttttttaacatgtttttaattaggaTGTGGTACACTTCACACAAAGTGTTCTTTAAAGTTTTCTAAAAATTAAATTACGGGGATATTCAGAAaataccaaaagcacaacatatctcaaactgttttttttaaatttcaatttctataaataaaaaatcgtgaccgaaggggatattaAGACACCTTttcaaaaagagaataaaaaataaataagtcacaGTGacatttattgcaaaataaatacattatccaAATATTTAATGAATTACTTTTACGTTCAGTGCAATCATTTATTGTACCAATACGTCAAAATACCCATTTAATGGCTTCCATCATTTTTGTTTCCCTGTATCCACCTGCAGGAGCCTTTCTGAAGTTCAATATAAATATAACTTTGTATTTATCCATTTTAGAACCAACAGTATTTTGAAGTTTATACTTCACAATGTAGGGTAGCACTACAGTTGCTGTCTCCAACAAACCAAGTTCAGGTTTTAAATAGTGTTTGCATTTGTAAATATCAGAGAGGGTGTCAATATACCTGTTATAGTGTCTTAGGCTGGCATTGcccgctgtgtgctgggcagagcctcgctgtgctgtgctgtacacagggcaatgctggcgtgaccacactgtataacactgatataaaaccctgcacagaactacagcagctacccagcacaGTGGGGTCTATATGAAGTTGTAatctagtgcgctggcattgcccgctgtgtgctgggcagagcctcgctgtgctgtgctgtacacagggcaatgctggcgcgaccacactgtataacactgatataaaaccctgcacagaactacagcagctacccaacacaGTGGGGTCTATATGAAGTTGTAatctagtgcgctggcattgcccgctgtgtgctgggcagagcctcgctgtgctgtgctgtacacagggcaatgctggcgcgaccacactgtataacactgatataaaaccctgcacagaactacagcagctacccaacacaGTGGGGTCTATATGAAGTTGTAatctagtgcgctggcattgcccgctctgtgctgggcagagcctcgctgtgctgagTCAACATCAACACTATAAATCCATAAAAATTACTGTGACTACCCAAGGTATAAAGTTTATTACAGatgcacacaaaacaaatacatttgcttGAAGCTTTAAAAATCCATATTGTTTTTAGATAGAAATACGATTGTACAATTTTTCCATCTAATTTAGCAGTGTCTTAAGAAATGAATGGGGTTTGATTGCGCTTCTGGCTGCAGCTGTAAGTTGGGCTGAAGCTCTAGTTTTTGAGCAAGCCTTCATAGACTGACAGAGCTTGTGGGGAGCGCATCTGGACAAGCACAGTGTGCAACACACACAAAACTCCCAATTTGAAAAAAATGTGTCCACTTACCTTTTTCTGCAggtatatttcaaataaaaatcaacaccTTTGCATTGtccaagtctctctctctctctctctctcgaattgGGACTTTGTGTCTGTTCTTTGCCTTCTTTTAttgactctctctccctctccacacACCCTTGGGTGTGTCTCCTATCTACCTTTTCAGAACAGTGTACATTCTCCATGCTGACTGAAATTACATTTACACAGCCTGGCCTGTTACCACCTGGAAAAACAAGTTTGTGTGAACAGCAGCTGAtctatttactttaaaaaataa harbors:
- the LOC117398300 gene encoding uncharacterized protein LOC117398300; this translates as MLDVLSAAVCLGLFKNILNFSTLPKFTSPVNSFANYCGILVVFTDFSVTAFLVLFWLLSPILSNITTRSDIITLRFLSFLSHTYATLLLLAVPLVVTETLCRLVWPHPLPQVREEEEEREKPSAEEKCNSGGQTYNSFLLQVPSSLSALLSWVIAASYSSRFILAEVDRIEHCFLLSPGGGSITNCIPDFSSTFWPHDYHLPLSTLLLCGTFLLSYVSFHYYGTYSRLRAGQRSDETASQATSKHREEEEEEEWTAAHTDDFTKATVCGVTIFLFLPVLAVNTSLFRCLEDFCSWFVPCVVEKVRSLRISDQSKNIGTKFRAGSAEIYV